TTTGTGAATGATTGAAGTGTGATACCAGTTTACAGTCTGTTCCTTCAGTGTCCATAATGAATGGTTAGCTTTAAATGCACAGTTGGGCGGCTGGGGTCGGGCAGGGGTAATGGTTTTATGAAGTATCTCTGCATTTGTCATGCATAGTAGGAAGTAGAAAATTTGGCAGCTAAAACGATCTTTCGGAGTAAGTCGTGGGTCCATTTCAGGGCGTTAAAAGAGCTTTAGAAGTTCTGTTGTGGGAAAGGATGAAGATTACGGGATGGAAGAAATAAGAGACTTGAAGAGTATCTGTATACTTAAGATAACTGCATATTCTTAACTCTATAAATTAATGACTAAAGGGGCTTCCTTTGAAAATCATTGATCATTAAGTTGTCGAAATCTATGAGTTTTTCTTCATTATATGGTAGGATGGTATTGTGTCCTTTTAACCTCCGCGGAGTCAGATGTTACTTTCATCTATCTTTTAACAAACCTTCATCTTTGACCAGCAAAATCGATGGCGTCGAAGATTCTAAAACAACAATTGAATTTCTCCGGGGGAGATTATTGGCTGAAAGATCTGCATCAAGAACAGCAAAGCAGAGAGCTGATGAACTGGCACAAATGGTTAGTCCTATTGTTTAATTCTCTATAAGTAGACATGCATATAACACAACAAATTGAGTCATCGTTCCCAACTCAATCCGCTCCTAGCTTAGTCttctttccatttttaattgtttcCATTCCAATTCTGAAATTGCCTGCCCTTCGATAAGGAAAAACACTTTCAACAAACTGCATCCATCTGTTACAGGTCTCGGAGCTCGAAGAGCAGTTAAAGGTTGTATCTCTACAAAGAAAAAGAGCTGAGAAGGCCACTGCAGCTGTTCTGTCTATATTAGAGGACCATTCAATAGATGATGTTTCGGAGGAATTCAGCTCAGGCTCTGATAAGGAAACAATCTTATCTGATCAAAAAGATGCTGGAAATAAAACAGGAGGGGACATTTCGTCAAGTGCGAAAGAGAAAGAAGATGACGTGGACATATTGTCAAGTTCGGGGACTGTATCTTCTTCATCAACTGCCAGAAGTTTGTCATGGAAAAGTGGCAAATCTTCTCATTCTTTGGACAGGAGGAAATACACTGATTCTAATCGGAGGAGATATAGTAACTTTTCATACACTGACATTTCTTCTCCAAAACGGGTTGGTAATTCATGCCGACAGATAAGGCGCAGGGATACCAGGTTGCTTCATTTAGAACTACACTTCATTTGATCTTAAACAGTTCGGTTGATACTTCCATAGATTCTTTGCTACAACATCCTTAACATGACACATTCAtcatttacttttactttaATTGATGTAAATGCATATAAATATGCCTACATATGACCAACACACATACAACATTTACTTAACCATTTCTCATTTTGGACATTATTCCTTTTGTGTGACCAGATCAGCTAGTGATAAGTTACGAAATAGTTCTGCTGAATGTGCCTCTGAGCCTCTTTCAAGTTCTGCTAACAATGAGCCTCATTCTTTGACGGCTGGAGCTGGCATTAGTGATGTGAATGATCAAGTGCACGTTCCTGCACTAGATGTGCCAGGAAATGGAAGGGAAGCAGATAAGAGTGATGAAGACAGCCAAAGAGCTTTACATCAGCAAGTGCAACCGATAGGACAATATGAAGCTGAGGAAAAAGCCCAGAGAGAATGGGAAGAGAAGTACAGAGAGAGTAATAGCTGTACACCGGTATATTTATTGATTCATCTCTTATTCATTTTACATAATTCATGTATTGATTGTTCCAAGTAACTAGGTGAGTTATTTCTCCTTTTGCTGTTAAGAATGTTGGTATATTactatatacacacacactcacataaCGGTGCACACACGCGCACACAGTCACAGAGATATATGATGGAGCTCTTCCTTTTCTGAATATTTCTGTCTGCTATACTCCGTAATCCGTTCTGCTAGTGTATGTCAGCTAGAACGATAAACAATCTGGATTAGTTGTTCTACGTTATGGCTAGTAttaaatgtgattatattttATCTCCAATTGGATCTTAGTTTAATGTGATATCTAAATGTACTCACCCAAGTTTTTCGTACTTTATATTACTAATTTTAGCAATTTCTAAGATTATAATTTGCATTGGGCTAGTGATATATTTGTTGTTGTCATTTATCCATGTTGAATGTAGTAATGGACAAACAGAGACATGATGGTGTGGTTCACTTGATTCCATCTACGTGGCTTAAATTCTCATATGTGGATGCTGCTTAAAACAAATGAGCAAGCAGCATTTAATAGAAGCAGTAATGCGAACGGTGGTGTTggtttttcattacttttagaGGCCAGCAGTTGTAGTAATAATTTCAAAACCTTTATAGGTCTTATTAGACATGGGCATCTAAGGGacattttttatacaaacagtGTTAAAGGTAATTTTGATTCTAAGCAAACACTAAGTCctgaatttgatgaatattgacCATTCTACGGGAGAAACTAAAGTTCGTTATGGTCTCGATACAGTGATGCTGGTTATTCTTTTCAGTTTATATATATTGACTTTTGATGTCTTCTTTAACTCTTTATGCCTAGTGAGTTTCTTGATATGTTAGTTTTTGCTTTATACTGGAGTTGACCTTCTGTAGATCATTTTCTGGTGAAAATAATGCATATGTATGTTCGGTGTATCACAACTAGTCTCATCTCATTCGTTTTTTGTGAACTACTCAGGATTCGTGTGACCGTGAAAATTACTCGGACGTGACTGAAGAAAGAGATGACTTGAAGGCATCTCAGGAACCATGCTTAGCTGGAAGAACAAGTATGCAGAATCATGCAAACCAGTGTGGAGCAGCAGATGTTTCCCGTACCAAGCAGAATGGAAATATAGACAACTCTCCGTCTACCCCAAATGTCAATATGAGCTGCTTGGAAGATAAAAAAGGCAGCAGAACTGTTGGATCAGATTCCTCAGCATCAGAACTTGCACGTCCAATGTCTACTGGGAATTATTTAGAAAATCATGGTCAGACATCTGCTTTTAGCCACCAGCAGTCTTTTCCTGTGACTCGTTCCTCCATGCACCCCCGCAGTAGCAGTTTGCAAGCAGGACAAGCTCTTCAAACAGGTTATGAACTTGCCTTGGTGTCGCATAACACTTCGAATGGTGTAGATTCTGTCCTCGGGAAACTTGAACAAGCCAAACTTTCACTGACTAAACAGATCAACAGCTCACTACCAACCGCCAGTTACCCAGGAACGCCCTCGCGATTCAGTTCACTAAACCATTCTCCTGAACTTTCCACCTACGAAATCTCTTTAACCCCCCCTTACGTGGAGTCTCGATCAAAATATGTTACACAAAGTAATAGGGTCACTTATCCTTTCCAACGGGCTTTCCCAGAGGTCTCTTCTTCAGCTCCTTCATACAGGCCTATATCTGAAACTAACTTTGAGGCAGGCCAACCATCTTCAACCCCTTACGTGGAGTCTCGATCAAAATATGTTACACAAAGTAATAGGGTTACTTATCCTTTCCAAAGAGCTTTCACAGAGGTTTCTTCTTCAGCTCCTTCATACAGGCCCATATCTGAAACTAACTTTGATGCAGGCCAACCATCTTCAGTGAGGTTTAATCCTAACTCGAGTTCACGTCTTCCCTTCTCTAGTAAACTTACATACCCTTCCTATCCCAAGTTCCCAGACATGGTGCCAAAACTACCCCCAAATGAAGTGTTCTCGAGAAATTTTCCTACGAATGAGACAGATCTACCTCCCTCATTTTCCTTCTCAACCTTGAGCCAAGAGGTGGTGCCAAGACTACCCTCAACCGAAAAAGTTTCAAGAATTTTTCCTACAAATGAGACAAACCCACCTCCCTCATTTTCCTTCTCAACCTTGAGCCCCGAGGTGGTGCCAAGACTACCCTCAACTGAAGTATTCCCGAGAAACATTCCTACGAATGAGGCAGGTATTCCTCCTTCATTCGCCTTACGTAATGATCCTCATATCAGACCAAATATGTATAGAGGTTGATATTGTTCACAGTACAGTTCTTGGTaaagaaaatcttcatataGCTCAAATGTTTTGAGAAGTGCTTACATAGGTTACATTAATCTCTAGTTTTGTGTATCATTTACTTCTTTAATCATCTTAATCCCAGCCTAGTTAGGTTTTACAGAGAAACATCAGCAATATACCTTTTGGTTTTTGAAGCTGTTGCTGTATACTAGGTGTGTTGTAAAATGGCAGACACATTTGAAATTTATTGGCAGGTGCTATAACATAAGTGTTTtcattctctctttttttggtTCTGTTTTGGTTTCCCACCGGATGGTATCCGTATTGGAGTCCGACTAGTCCAGATTTGTGCGAGTGGGGCCTCTATTCGGGGTAGCACTCCCAGCCAAGGATTTCTTAATACCCAATGCTCAAATCCGAGAATTCTGGTTAAGGGAGGAGCAACCTCATCACTTGCGCCACATTTCATTCTTTTGTTTTCCAATGACATTTGCTAAGAGTTTTGACTTCTCAATTACTACAACAAATAAAGAATTTTGGTGGcgataataaatatgatatttatgatCAACACTTTATATATACGTCATTAAAGGTTTTAGTGAATCTGGATGTAATTATATTCACTCAATTACAGTTAAATGAAAATTTACTATCTCTTTTATCATAAGGAATGCAAGACGAATTATAGTATCTAAAATTTCCTCTCAAGGACAGTTAGCTTTATTGTAAACAAAGAACTCCCGACTAATCTGAATTCATAACGTGTAAGACTATCATCATTTATTTAAAACCTCTTATTAACGATGGAGGGATAGCTAATTTGAATTCATAACGTGTAAGAATATTAGCATTTATAAAAAACCTCTTATTAACGATGCAGGGATAGCTAATCCAGCTCCCACTACAAACCTTGGGGTTAATAGAATTGATTGTGACAATTCAATGTTGGAATCAAATATCAAACAAGATTAATTCAATATGACTAGGTCAAATTTGACTAGTCATGTTAATTCATTTGCTTGTCAAGTTTAACTACACGTTTATAAAGAAGAaatctttatttaatttcaacccctctctctctatatatatgtaGGAGCAACCAAACTAAATTAATCAAACATAGCATAaaactccatattttttttaaaaaatgtccaCTCATGACTTGTATGATACCATAGAAACAAGAAATATGCCATCTAAGACAAGTACTAGTAATAATACCAGAAATGATTTTgatcatgataataataaaaacgaAGATCGAGGACATCTTGATCCCATGATAATGGAACTCTTGGAACCATTAAGGGAAGTGTATATAAAAAGAAGGGATGAATTATTGAAGAAAATTGATTATGAAGAATCAATAGAGATGTTGAAGAAATTGAAGGTTGGTAtaataagaaagaataaaaagaagttgaaaacTCAAACTATTATGAAGAGAAGTTTAAGTGTTGGAGATGAAAtgagaaatgaaaaatttaagatcAAGACTCCTCATGTTGTTATAGTGGCTAGACCAAATGGTtccaataattaattttggCTAGACCCCTAagtaaattttaagaaattacgTAGGGTTATAGATGATCCTTCTAGCAACGTTTACttgtatatttgatattttttacatatgaattattattattattatttgaattttgttgtccctttgtttcattttttttttctttattctttagTTAAAAAATGTGAGTGGAAATTTAGGAAAacgtaagaaaaaaaaaattaaaagtcattttaatttttgacaTTAAGCACAAAGATATTCAATTATTCCATTTGGGACAAGTGTACAATCATAATGCATCTGAAAATCTCCAATGATGTGCTAATCATTATATTCTATgctaaaatcaaatcaaatcttaTCTTAgtcataataaattaataaatgaagaaagttatttaagtttaaaataattattaatctcAAAATAGGTGTCACAcaactattaaaataattattaatgtaattatCCGTGGCAAGCACGtttcaaataatattacttAGCttgttcaaaattaaatatatcctTAATGATTTCAATAATTTCGTGATAATTACGTGAGATGTTTAAAGAAAGATATAAGTAAGTTAgatgaatatattttatactaaggtcataaaatatttaaaaaggaatatgtatgaaattattaaaaaattaatactatGAATTAGTTCCCCTTTTACATTTTTCTTGATAAACCTACGtagatagatagagagattgtttttgaaatctcatgaaaaaaacttaaaaactaACAACGGGCAATGCAAATTCTACGAGAATGTAACAAAAGTGGACTAGTGGTGGTTAAAACACAATAAACAACTGAGCGTGATGTATAGATACTacagttaaaaaaaaactataataataagcTAGTACAATAACAAAATACCAACAAGATTTAAACTCCACGACCTATTAATATTCTATCATGCGTGTTATTCACGTCTTTCTATCTAAGGTCATATCTTCgataatataaatttgtgtCATACCATGTCCTATCACTTCTAAACACTTTTTGGGCCTAGCTACTTCTATCTCTCACATCTCCCAATTAGGGTGTTTGTCCATCTCCTTTTTAGATGTTCAAACAATCTCAATTTCGCTTTCTCTATTTTATCTATCACAAACGTCATTCCAATCTTATGTTAAATATCTTCATTTTTAATCGTATTTAGTCTTTGTATACCGTACATCCACCTCAACAATCTTATCAAATGACCATGTAttgaccaattttttttttaccggTTCAAAAATTAATGTTCCATTTCCTCATCATAGGATATCGTGATTGTGACATGTCTAATCTATTTTTTATCCAAACAAATTTAAAGCGCGTTAATACATACTACATTAATAAATTAACCTGTTCAAATTTAATTCAAACCGCCTATTACaaactttatatatagaaacatTCCAAACTTAATCCTAAGCCTCAACTACCCTATTTTATTAATTCCAAGTTTCCAATCATAGAGTCCTCTCATACATTtatattcatttcaacattctttcttttatcatttttatttaattaattcttcttTCTCTAAGTTTATCTTGTACAAACAAATTTATTAACTATATGTCAATGGAAGATCTCAAGGAAAAATCAATTCTTGATTTTgttgaaaatgttgaaaatattcaagaaaatcCAATGATGATAAGATGGAAATCAGGAAAAGAAGTTGATCCAAGATTGATTATACTACTAGATTTCTTTAGAGATGTCTACATGAAAAGAGGagaattcttcaagaaaatatttccaTTTCATCATGAAGATTTTATTCCTATATTTGAGAAAATTGGAGTAGTGTTTTCAAACCATAAGGATCAAGAAAAGAAATTCAAGAAGAATTCATTCAAAAGGAGCCCAAGTGATAACTCTTTAAACAAGAGTAGAGGAATCGATATTGATCCATCTCgattgaaacttgaaaaatttaaagtcaaaacCCCAGAGGTTATATCTGGTGGcgatggtggtggtggtagtGGTGGCCAAGGGCAAGGCAGCACAAAGGCATCTAGTTCTAAATAAGTAAAACTAGTTACGTGAAAATAAAATGGACAAACCGTTATTAAgtgttaataaattatactgaCAGTATAGAGATTCTTTTAAGTCGTTGATGGTGTGTATATGTtatgatcttttttttatttgaagaactcTCTTTGGGTTGACTTGTGTTAATGTGTATACAACAAAAAGTTAATGATTTAGTTTATTGCCTTTTTTAGTTTCCATTATTTGCATttgtttctataatttttgtttgacttgaaaaaaattaattattgcatcctcaaaatcatgtaattagatttttgtatttatgCTTACAATTGTGTAATTGTacttaaaatatgtatataagcTCGAGATTAAGTTTTGTTAAATTGCATTAAGTCTAATTGGAGTTCTTTTGCCTcatataactaatacatgtTGTATgcaattaataaacaaaaagatcaAGCTAATTAATATCTCTTCATAATTGTGTTTAGGATTTTAGAGAGGCATAttctacttttaattttttttttccatttttgcaCTATGTTcagtgacattttttttttatttttaaattaggcTCATCAATAATTATTGAAACTTTTATTAGTTCAAGTGTATTGTTGAGGTAGACAAGAATTTGTTGACTTGTTTGCTCTTGAAAAACTGAagaattgtgtttttttttaaaataaaaaaaaggaaattatagATATGTGTCAGGAACGTCttaataaaattagtaattttatattaaattataataaaaggcCTTAAATATTTGTAGACGtgcacaaaaatattattgatttagggtttgttttttttttaattcttagcGTATTGTTTATAGCGTTTAACTTCACGTGGTAAATATTATACCAAAATAAGGATGATCAagatatataataaaagaagaaattgtattaatatttaaagaaaactaCTCATGCAACAATATGTCCTCTAccacaaattcatatttttctaaaagaaaattagtCATATTCAAGCTATATATAAGTTTATAACCTaatgtaaccaaaaaaaaaaaattgcatgctaataaacattaaaattcaaatatatccAATACAGCCTCAATACTTGAATTCTCATATGGATTATTTCCATTAAATACCTAATTCTCCATTATTGTTCAATGTACTTGTACTTGCTTCATAATTACCCTCTAATTGATTGTCATTATCATTGCTAATTACTTGATCATAATTACCTTCAAATAGATAATTCACTAATCCATCAACATCTTTATCCTCAACATCAttgtcatcatcgtcatcattattatttccgtcttctccttttttcttctctttaattTTGCAAATGACGAAAatatccttgttgttacttttCTTAATATACTCATATGGCAAAATATATTCCTTCAAAAGCCattttttactttgatttttttcaatatcaCTTTTATACCTCAAACTTCTCTtatatccaattataatatttttatttgatttatcacTAATTGGAACAGCACATGCTTTGCCACTCCAAGTCCCACTCCCAACTGTCCTTGAGAATTTCTTGTTCGAATTCTTGAATTTCTTTAATCGCGtaataaaataacatgttttttctCCATCGATAATTTGCCATGGCTCTAAGTCTCCAAATACGTCCTTTTGTTTGATAACATTGGGACGTGGAAGAATTCCATCGAACATGTATCTTTTTAGATGGTTAATCAACTCTTTATCGTTAGGATGAAATCGAAAACCTAAACTATGCTTAGATTTTGATAATGCCATTTGATTTGTACTTagggttttttttgtttttgttttttttttggtatgtgTAATagaatttaattgaatattgtGGAGTTTATATAGTATGTTGATTAAGCCTAATCTATctaatattatgttaattaagcCTAATCCATCTAGTATTCGGATAGTTGGAGGTATTATACAAGTGTTAAGTAAGTCTAATCCTCTAACTTTTTGTTAATTACCAAATTTGACTACTAATCTTCTTGTTAATTaccaaatttgaatttaattttaaatattactaaaattaattCTCAAGAATTTAAACATGACAATATATATTTGGAAGGAAAGTAGCAATGAATTACCCCGTGTTTATATTACATTACTACTTTTTGGAAATCAtgcaaattaattttaaaaattacgtTGGActtaatcatatatttaataatcaacatgctttttttaaatttgtggtatatttttttaaatttgtggtATACGAATTTCCTTACAACCATACACAAGACGAAAGAAAACTATCTTATTAAGAGTTTTCTATCATATATCGAGAAAAATACGTGTATTTTGcagttaaatatattaaattaaaaaaaattgttacaacATACACTAAAATAAGGAGATACGAGAGCGAGATGAGGAGGAAGGCTAGCAAGAATATTGGGAGGGAGATAGACATGTATCCAGATACATACAAATGCACCAGATATATGTATGAATCTGTTATGATTCCCATGTATCTGTGATACCAAATACATGAGAGAGTCGTGAGCAAGATGTGAAGAGATACAATATATCTAGAACAAATTACACACATTTTGCAATAAAATCTGATAAGAtccataatattataaattagagCGTATCTAAGTAATTAAACTCTTAAACTAGTGGAATTTTCCTAAAAGATTACATATTCACATAGGAATTTGGAGGCTATATTTCAGGCccaaaacaaatgaatataAAGATGGACCATATATAACACAATTATGGGCCTAACCatcttttactatatatatatataaattatacactaattatatatattaataggCACTTTCTAATCTAAAAATGATATGGGAGGTTATTTAGATTAATAATCATGGTGATTATCTCTTCAccaaagaattaaaatattaagCAATATGATTAGTGGGAGGGTCCATTACCCAATTAGAGtgtcaattaaaattaaaacaaaaaaattatctacaCCTTTTGCATtaactagaagaagaaaaaaagtatatcttgcAATTTGCTTAAAgttaaaactattttaataattcaatgGTGCAATCATAAGTGTCCCAAAGTTAGTGGTACTCACtaaaatcatttaaaagttagatttttgtcttttcttaTACATGggattttaaaaacaaaaaacgaAATAAAAATGGAGACCCCATTATAAAGATGCATTCGTTTTTACGTGTGTTCAtgataattttgtgttttatctGGAGTCCTACACGTATCGATGTGAAGAGATTGTTGTATTGTGtgaaggtatatatatatatatatatatatatatagaaatgaCATAGTAAACTTATCATTTTACTTCTATTAATCATGAAGtcgatgaattaaaaatttaaaattttaaaaaattactatctttttcaaagtaattaattgaagatataataattttttttaaaaaaagctaGTATGTAACATCAATATAATGGTactaataaagaaaattaaaacaaaatatta
The DNA window shown above is from Solanum lycopersicum chromosome 11, SLM_r2.1 and carries:
- the LOC101251943 gene encoding probable GPI-anchored adhesin-like protein PGA55; protein product: MASFGKEDQDQSKIDGVEDSKTTIEFLRGRLLAERSASRTAKQRADELAQMVSELEEQLKVVSLQRKRAEKATAAVLSILEDHSIDDVSEEFSSGSDKETILSDQKDAGNKTGGDISSSAKEKEDDVDILSSSGTVSSSSTARSLSWKSGKSSHSLDRRKYTDSNRRRYSNFSYTDISSPKRVGNSCRQIRRRDTRSASDKLRNSSAECASEPLSSSANNEPHSLTAGAGISDVNDQVHVPALDVPGNGREADKSDEDSQRALHQQVQPIGQYEAEEKAQREWEEKYRESNSCTPDSCDRENYSDVTEERDDLKASQEPCLAGRTSMQNHANQCGAADVSRTKQNGNIDNSPSTPNVNMSCLEDKKGSRTVGSDSSASELARPMSTGNYLENHGQTSAFSHQQSFPVTRSSMHPRSSSLQAGQALQTGYELALVSHNTSNGVDSVLGKLEQAKLSLTKQINSSLPTASYPGTPSRFSSLNHSPELSTYEISLTPPYVESRSKYVTQSNRVTYPFQRAFPEVSSSAPSYRPISETNFEAGQPSSTPYVESRSKYVTQSNRVTYPFQRAFTEVSSSAPSYRPISETNFDAGQPSSVRFNPNSSSRLPFSSKLTYPSYPKFPDMVPKLPPNEVFSRNFPTNETDLPPSFSFSTLSQEVVPRLPSTEKVSRIFPTNETNPPPSFSFSTLSPEVVPRLPSTEVFPRNIPTNEAGIPPSFALRNDPHIRPNMYRG
- the LOC138339657 gene encoding uncharacterized protein, which produces MEDLKEKSILDFVENVENIQENPMMIRWKSGKEVDPRLIILLDFFRDVYMKRGEFFKKIFPFHHEDFIPIFEKIGVVFSNHKDQEKKFKKNSFKRSPSDNSLNKSRGIDIDPSRLKLEKFKVKTPEVISGGDGGGGSGGQGQGSTKASSSK
- the LOC112940371 gene encoding NAC domain-containing protein 83-like is translated as MALSKSKHSLGFRFHPNDKELINHLKRYMFDGILPRPNVIKQKDVFGDLEPWQIIDGEKTCYFITRLKKFKNSNKKFSRTVGSGTWSGKACAVPISDKSNKNIIIGYKRSLRYKSDIEKNQSKKWLLKEYILPYEYIKKSNNKDIFVICKIKEKKKGEDGNNNDDDDDNDVEDKDVDGLVNYLFEGNYDQVISNDNDNQLEGNYEASTSTLNNNGELGI